One Callospermophilus lateralis isolate mCalLat2 chromosome 6, mCalLat2.hap1, whole genome shotgun sequence genomic region harbors:
- the LOC143402395 gene encoding sodium-dependent glucose transporter 1-like, with protein sequence MIGGVLFDCMNDFLLMGMSMLATTVGLYIIPLCKRSVLLIVMMSVLGTSIGVLDTGGNILILALWGDKGAPHMQSLHFGFALGAFLAPLLAKLALGTPVSAENHTEPAFQPPATNGSSEADSAPLFGLPDDMNLFWAYAFIGAYIFIVSLFLFALFFKKSSRQERAKVSAQAYRRAEYHKTLLCLLFVFFFFYVGAEITYGSYIFSFATTYAGMEESEAAGLNSIFWGTFAACRGLAIFFAACLQPGIMIVLSNIGSLASSLFLVLFNKNPLCLWIATSVYGASMATTFPSGISWIEQYTTISGKSAAFLVIGAALGDMAIPAIIGVVEGQYPDLPIVLYSCLGSAIFTAVIFPVLYKLATLPLDRQRKANRKSEGKKAVPSSSRL encoded by the exons GGATGTCAATGTTAGCTACTACAGTTGGTCTTTACATTATTCCTTTGTGCAAGAGATCAGTATTACTGATAGTCATGATGTCTGTCCTTGGCACTTCAATAGGTGTTCTGGATACAG GTGGTAACATCCTCATTTTGGCTCTTTGGGGGGACAAAGGAGCCCCACACATGCAGTCATTACACTTTGGTTTCGCCTTGGGTGCTTTTCTGGCTCCACTTCTGGCTAAATTGGCACTGGGTACCCCAGTGTCTGCTGAAAACCACACAGAGCCTGCCTTTCAGCCTCCAGCCACCAACGGATCATCTGAAGCTGACTCAGCCCCTCTCTTTGGATTGCCTGATGACATGAATCTATTCTGGGCTTATGCTTTTATCGGTGCTTATATTTTCATAGTGTCTCTCTTCCTGTTTGCTCTGTTTTTTAAGAAAAGCTCAAGGCAGGAAAGAGCAAAAGTATCTGCTCAGGCATATCGAAGAGCTGAATATCACAAGACCCTTCTCTGCCTCCTTTTcgtgttcttctttttttatgttgGAGCAGAGATAACATATGGCTCCTATATTTTCTCCTTTGCCACCACCTATGCTGGCATGGAAGAAAGTGAAGCCGCTGGGTTGAACTCCATCTTCTGGGGGACCTTTGCAGCCTGCAGGGGTCTGGCGATCTTCTTTGCTGCATGTCTACAGCCAGGCATCATGATTGTGTTGAGCAACATTGGCAGCCTGGCTTCATCTTTATTTCTGGTGCTTTTCAACAAGAATCCACTTTGTCTCTGGATTGCCACTTCAGTGTATGGGGCCTCAATGGCAACCACGTTTCCCAGTGGTATTTCCTGGATTGAGCAGTACACGACCATAAGTGGGAAATCAGCAGCCTTTTTGGTAATTGGTGCAGCCCTGGGAGACATGGCTATTCCTGCAATAATTGGAGTTGTTGAAGGACAATATCCAGACTTGCCTATTGTTCTGTATTCCTGTTTAGGATCAGCAATATTCACTGCTGTTATATTTCCTGTGCTGTATAAATTAGCCACCTTGCCTCTGGATCGCCAGCGAAAAGCTAACAGAAAGAGTGAGGGCAAGAAAGCTGTGCCCTCTAGTTCTAGGTTATAA